The proteins below come from a single Lasioglossum baleicum chromosome 20, iyLasBale1, whole genome shotgun sequence genomic window:
- the LOC143218882 gene encoding uncharacterized protein LOC143218882, translating to MYSKICLCLLLAVAVVQSLPAGKVEKVSEASAIAPEELEGLDLEGTSDEKERLKKQASFLVEIRPSSENGQQASQDGCQGQVQSLNVVQQSQAVPQMQTYIQQAPQPMQAMGVFPAAPAYMVPQSFIVPQQVVPQQQLVQPQSMQTLQIIQPQQPCASEPKVQVIEKKVEVPAPTPAPEVVTVKPQPERMVVETVKLVPVPPVCKDKLVVVPSKPMVVYPEPTVVKVPHCTHQGVSEDVVSQCDCHRPEGRAAAMGPVDPMHMMAMRARHMHMPMPLMRSSAQQFAKDVKA from the exons ATGTATTCCAAAATCTGTCTGTGCCTTCTACTGGCGGTAGCCGTGGTACAATCTTTGCCAGCAGGCAAGGTAGAAAAGGTCTCCGAGGCGTCAGCGATAGCTCCCGAGGAGCTCGAAGGCCTTGATCTGGAGGGTACAAGTGACGAGAAGGAGAGGTTGAAGAAGCAAGCATCATTCCTCGTGGAGATTCGGCCATCATCTGAGAATGGACAACAGGCGTCTCAGGATGGGTGTCAGGGACAGGTGCAGAGCTTGAACGTGGTCCAACAGTCTCAGGCGGTGCCACAGATGCAAACCTACATCCAACAGGCTCCACAACCAATGCAAGCTATGGGAGTCTTCCCAGCAGCTCCGGCTTACATGGTCCCTCAGTCCTTCATAGTACCTCAGCAGGTGGTTCCCCAACAG CAATTGGTCCAaccgcaatcgatgcagaccctTCAAATCATCCAGCCCCAGCAGCCTTGTGCCTCAGAGCCCAAGGTCCAAGTTATTGAGAAGAAGGTCGAGGTCCCAGCACCCACACCTGCCCCTGAAGTCGTCACTGTCAAGCCACAACCTGAGAGGATGGTCGTTGAAACCGTCAAGCTAGTCCCTGTGCCACCTGTCTGCAAGGACAAACTGGTTGTCGTGCCCTCCAAGCCTATGGTGGTTTACCCAGAGCCCACTGTTGTCAAGGTGCCTCATTGCACTCATCAAGGAGTCAGCGAAGACGTCGTCTCCCAGTGCGACTGTCATCGACCGGAAGGGAGGGCTGCTGCTATGGGACCTGTTGATCCCATGCACATGATGGCCATGAGGGCAAGGCACATGCATATGCCTATGCCCTTGATGAGGTCAAGTGCCCAGCAGTTTGCCAAGGACGTCAAGGCTTAA
- the LOC143218944 gene encoding uncharacterized protein LOC143218944 has protein sequence MTILCAVAGLLQLVTLLVLTGFLFSLAAVTRLMELTVSLIYPVTIFILRQSSKLVVLMVSRSATLTSKRLGRLCTMDCGTATLVINLRAPNVDYARSVIPGLVAETVPVVDMAQDNVEPIIPIEPIAEEISETENP, from the exons ATGACGATCCTCTGT GCGGTAGCAGGTCTGTTGCAACTGGTGACACTTCTAGTTCTAACCGGATTTCTATTCTCCCTCGCTGCTGTTACACGTCTGATGGAGCTGACTGTCAGCTTAATCTACCCGGTGACCATCTTCATACTCAGACAGTCCAGCAAACTGGTCGTT TTGATGGTTAGTCGGTCAGCGACCTTGACATCGAAAAGACTCGGCCGATTGTGTACAATGGACTGCGGGACAGCGACGCTCGTGATCAATCTGAGGGCACCAAATGTCGATTATGCGAGGAGCGTGATTCCCGGTTTGGTAGCGGAAACGGTGCCAGTGGTAGACATGGCGCAGGACAACGTGGAACCGATCATTCCCATTGAACCAATAGCAGAGGAGATATCAGAAACGGAAAATCCTTAG